The genomic stretch TCTCAGAACTTTTAGAGCATCATCAACCAAGCTATTTTTTACATAAGCCGTTACAAGAATTGCGCAAGATGTCTGGTTTTTAAGAACATGATCATACATGGGTCCTAGCAAAATCAAAGACATCATTTCCACTCTATTAGCCTTCTCATACGTCTGTAGAACAATCCCAAGAATGGAGGACTTTGAACAACCAATATCGATCATGTCACCAACAGTTGCAATAGCACCCTCCTCATCTTCATGTTCGGCTTGCAATCTTATCAATGTATACAAGTTTGAAGTGCTAGGCTTAAAACCTAACCTCTTGAGCTCGATATAGTAAAGCTTCACCTGCTTATAGTCACCTGCTCGACCCCAACCTTCAATCATCAGCCTATACGTTGTCTCATCAGGCATAACACCAGCATCTTTTAGATCACGGAACAATTGCTCTGCCCCATCCATTTTCGAAACTTTGCCATGCCCAGTGATCATCGTGTTATATGCTATTACGTTAGGAGAAAAACCAGATTCTCTCATTGCATAAAACACTTGCTTAGCCATGCTCAACTTTCCCTGCTGGCAGTAAGCATTGAGCAGAACTAACCAATTATCTTGATTtaaaacaacttcatcttcttttaGGAAGCCAATAACAGCTTCAGCTTTCTCATACAATCCCATGCGCGTATAAATTGTAACCATAGCTGAATAAGCAGAATGACACActatcttcatcttcctcatctGTGAAAACATACACTCCGCCTCCTCAACAACCCAACCTTTCCGGTAGAGAGCCATCAGCATCCCAAAAGTAGCAGCATTCGGCTGAACCCCATAGTTGAACATCATCCTGAACCACCTAGAACCGAGTTCCACTAGCCCGTTCTTATAACAAGCATATATAAGGGTATTAAATATCTGATAAGTAAGCTTGCACCCCGACTCGGAAACCATCTCCTTAATCATGACCTCTGCACCATCCCAATCCCCTTTTCTACCCAAAACCCTCATCAACAAATTATAAGCAGCCaaattcttcttcaacttcccATTAACTTTCATCCACTCAAAAAACCTCAAAGCTTTGCTATCATTGCTTCCCTCAAGCTGCTCTAAGATTTGATTGCAACAGTCTAGGCTCAAGCCGGGATCAAGAGCATTGAAATCTAACTCAAACGCAGTTTGAGAATCGAATATATTTCCGAATTTTTCTCCACACTTGTGCTTTTTGCCATTCCCTTGATCACCCAAACTATTTTTGCTCTTATTCCTCAATGCCTTTCCACCCCTGAACTTCTTCCACACATTCACCCTCACTCTATCAGAATCCCCATGAAAATTTTGGCCTTCTAAAACTAGATTATCATCACCGGCCACATACTTCTTCACATTATCCGTCCAATCACCGTCCAGCTTAGATTCAGATTTATCCAAAAACTCATTTTCCAACCTAGAAACCCTACTGTGTTTCAATTTACAAAA from Salvia splendens isolate huo1 chromosome 4, SspV2, whole genome shotgun sequence encodes the following:
- the LOC121799387 gene encoding pentatricopeptide repeat-containing protein At4g30825, chloroplastic-like — protein: MASLKPLISPDNSSYEIRKLSSPFNSCSFASYTVYSGFFITNGALFLKPFCKLKHSRVSRLENEFLDKSESKLDGDWTDNVKKYVAGDDNLVLEGQNFHGDSDRVRVNVWKKFRGGKALRNKSKNSLGDQGNGKKHKCGEKFGNIFDSQTAFELDFNALDPGLSLDCCNQILEQLEGSNDSKALRFFEWMKVNGKLKKNLAAYNLLMRVLGRKGDWDGAEVMIKEMVSESGCKLTYQIFNTLIYACYKNGLVELGSRWFRMMFNYGVQPNAATFGMLMALYRKGWVVEEAECMFSQMRKMKIVCHSAYSAMVTIYTRMGLYEKAEAVIGFLKEDEVVLNQDNWLVLLNAYCQQGKLSMAKQVFYAMRESGFSPNVIAYNTMITGHGKVSKMDGAEQLFRDLKDAGVMPDETTYRLMIEGWGRAGDYKQVKLYYIELKRLGFKPSTSNLYTLIRLQAEHEDEEGAIATVGDMIDIGCSKSSILGIVLQTYEKANRVEMMSLILLGPMYDHVLKNQTSCAILVTAYVKNSLVDDALKVLREKQWDDPIFEDNLYHLLICSCKDLGRLESTIKIFTRMPKSAKPNLNISSTMIDIYSKMSMFSEAEGLYIELKSSDVKLDMVAFSIVIRMYVKSGNLEEACVVVDLMAEEENIVPDVYLLRDILRIYQLCGKAGKLADLYYKVLKNDESWDEEMYNCVINCCARALPVDELSRLFDEMLQKGFSPNTVTFNVMLNAYGKSKLFEKARKVFWIAKRRGLVDVISYNTIIAAYGKNKYLSNMSAAVKRMHFDGFSVSLEAYNCMLDVYGKEGEMDKFRDVLQRMKASIGCADLYTYNILINIYGERGWIDEVAAVLMELKERGIGPDLCSYNTLIKAYGVAGMVEEAVGLVKEMRGNGIEPDRITYTNLITALKKNDMFLEAVKWSLWMKQMGL